Proteins encoded in a region of the Zea mays cultivar B73 chromosome 2, Zm-B73-REFERENCE-NAM-5.0, whole genome shotgun sequence genome:
- the LOC103648461 gene encoding ankyrin repeat-containing protein At5g02620 — protein MVERRAKKRMVFVMNKLMWLVCLFISVAFIALTYVVVGHDDWWLAWCTMGIGAAIMLTTLGSMCYCIVAHRLEEKNTRKIRRASASQSRGSWSRSVDSDKEILNSEYKTKMYAL, from the coding sequence ATGGTGGAGCGGAGGGCGAAGAAGCGGATGGTGTTCGTGATGAACAAGCTCATGTGGCTGGTGTGCCTCTTCATCTCGGTGGCCTTCATCGCGCTGACCTACGTGGTGGTGGGGCACGACGACTGGTGGCTGGCCTGGTGCACCATGGGCATCGGCGCCGCGATCATGCTCACCACCCTCGGCTCCATGTGCTACTGCATCGTCGCGCACAGGTTGGAGGAGAAGAACACCAGGAAGATCAGGAGGGCCTCCGCGAGCCAGTCCCGCGGCTCGTGGTCCCGATCAGTCGACTCGGACAAGGAGATACTTAACAGCGAGTACAAGACGAAGATGTACGCGCTGTAG
- the LOC103647167 gene encoding uncharacterized protein LOC103647167, with product MDMPPAAQGRRAIAVVDRKLDELCACLDDAMSSRQRSPYAEERLRAEIKSRADFLRSLMAAEVDCHGGTRPEHLAEAEARFAVLEATFDRWARRAVAAPEPVVEEKEEEADSLGSSRSTCSCTESCQEATEGDAMRDAVETRGKEGTSDGIAEDNDAECETVVIRREEAAAVPVAKKRDEAMGTREEVALDAIAKKKGDTDRDAAAETGRRTVDQRRWWRRSAAWCGAAGVVALVAVGLAVELVAVADHDVNAYVVPT from the coding sequence ATGGACATGCCGCCGGCGGCGCAGGGACGGAGGGCGATCGCCGTGGTGGACCGGAAGCTTGACGAGCTCTGCGCCTGCCTCGACGACGCGATGTCGTCCAGGCAGCGGAGCCCGTACGCGGAGGAGCGGCTCCGCGCGGAGATCAAGTCGAGGGCCGACTTCCTTCGGTCGCTCATGGCCGCCGAGGTGGACTGCCACGGCGGGACGCGCCCGGAGCAcctggctgaggccgaggcgcgcTTCGCCGTCCTAGAGGCCACGTTCGATCGGTGGGCGCGGCGCGCAGTCGCTGCACCTGAACCAGTCGtcgaggagaaggaggaggaggcCGACTCCTTGGGGTCctcccggtccacgtgctcctgCACCGAGTCGTGCCAGGAGGCGACGGAGGGGGACGCCATGCGCGACGCCGTGGAAACACGCGGCAAGGAGGGGACGTCGGATGGCATCGCCGAGGACAACGACGCCGAATGCGAGACGGTGGTAATCCGCagggaggaggcggcggcggttcCTGTTGCCAAGAAGCGGGATGAGGCTATGGGAACACGCGAGGAGGTGGCGCTGGACGCCAttgccaagaagaagggcgataCCGATCGCGATGCCGCGGCGGAGACGGGGAGGAGGACCGTAGACCAGCGGCGCTGGTGGAGGCGGAGTGCTGCCTGGTGCGGTGCAGCCGGCGTCGTCGCGTTGGTCGCGGTCGGGTTGGCGGTGGAGTTGGTCGCGGTGGCTGACCACGATGTGAATGCTTACGTTGTTCCGACGTAG